The following coding sequences lie in one Kamptonema formosum PCC 6407 genomic window:
- a CDS encoding restriction endonuclease subunit S, producing the protein MAEPLLKCPSYWLCGTLEPNPEGKLITYVDSGGTPSTKNDSYWDGEIPWLTPKEITGFTDSVYVSNTERTITQLGLNNSAAKLLPTGTVMLTKRAPVGAVAINAIPMATNQGFLNFQCGSKIRPLYLAYWFRTNRVYLDMVANGSTYPELYKSDLFEFQIAVPPLEEQDAILSVISAVQYVSLLGLPLEQSASTPESMIKMQEQNRRLRDIRDAILPNLLSGNLDISKVFNRCSESIL; encoded by the coding sequence ATGGCTGAACCTCTGTTGAAATGCCCTAGTTATTGGTTGTGTGGAACTCTTGAACCTAACCCTGAAGGAAAATTAATTACTTATGTTGATAGTGGTGGTACGCCTAGCACCAAAAATGATAGTTATTGGGATGGCGAAATTCCTTGGCTTACTCCTAAAGAAATTACGGGTTTTACAGATAGTGTCTATGTCTCTAATACTGAAAGAACAATTACTCAATTAGGTTTAAATAATAGTGCTGCAAAATTACTACCTACCGGAACAGTAATGCTCACAAAAAGAGCACCTGTAGGTGCTGTTGCAATTAATGCTATCCCAATGGCTACTAATCAAGGCTTTCTTAATTTTCAATGTGGCTCAAAAATCAGACCGCTCTATTTAGCTTATTGGTTTAGAACAAATCGAGTTTATTTAGATATGGTGGCGAATGGATCAACTTATCCAGAACTATATAAATCAGATTTATTCGAGTTTCAGATAGCAGTTCCACCTTTAGAAGAACAGGATGCTATTTTGAGCGTAATTAGTGCTGTGCAGTATGTTTCACTCCTTGGATTGCCACTTGAGCAGTCAGCTAGTACCCCAGAAAGTATGATTAAAATGCAAGAACAAAATCGGCGCTTGCGAGATATTCGTGATGCGATATTACCGAATTTATTATCAGGAAATTTGGATATTTCAAAAGTTTTTAATCGCTGCTCGGAGAGCATTTTATGA
- a CDS encoding restriction endonuclease, whose product MTYTNLPELCCLNGCRLLKGHSGKKHELYPNSAWNFMVKKDRDKLEKAGYATPRGGKKGAYQNHVGRSNRVILPYEKLSSVDLRNYQDGYIIRLFPEQYFDAAYNPKQKFINGVDSWIIVGINAFVLYRTHIGKQTFPPLPNWSLRGLEKDGKIVNSRRTKNVTDTGHFVQRIPRIGEFTERIEGVDQGVFAPEYADQTTNYLSQCVLAWLIVHTVGSPYVTTQTKHLQAILAQNGLLGDTSYEYKGVMRHGLCSCPLCLRLLSYEELHKMVSFNEDSVSDNAADQVEGATRSTIVNLFHLEPLVYDRIDHVPANVAWGHHSCNSRLGQRRCRSLRELMDLELKVGIITPEGIESFGWISDDYEMIRSPLGSVWIRISTDGDLDELPKSEDILIEDPDLGTGTLLELEEQLAEKEQE is encoded by the coding sequence ATGACATACACTAATTTGCCAGAACTTTGTTGTCTCAATGGATGCCGTCTTCTGAAAGGACATTCAGGTAAAAAACATGAACTCTATCCCAATTCAGCCTGGAATTTTATGGTAAAAAAAGATAGGGACAAACTTGAAAAAGCAGGATATGCTACACCTCGTGGGGGTAAAAAAGGTGCTTATCAAAACCATGTTGGTCGTAGTAATCGGGTAATATTACCTTATGAAAAGCTGTCTAGTGTCGATCTTCGTAATTATCAAGATGGATATATAATCAGGTTATTTCCAGAGCAGTATTTTGATGCTGCTTATAATCCGAAACAGAAGTTTATCAATGGTGTTGATTCGTGGATAATTGTAGGGATAAATGCTTTTGTACTTTATCGTACACATATTGGAAAGCAAACTTTCCCACCTTTACCAAATTGGAGTCTTCGCGGTCTTGAAAAAGATGGTAAAATAGTTAATTCACGGCGGACTAAAAACGTTACTGATACTGGTCATTTTGTTCAGCGCATTCCAAGAATAGGAGAATTCACTGAACGCATAGAAGGAGTAGATCAGGGAGTATTTGCACCTGAATATGCAGATCAAACAACTAATTACTTATCTCAATGTGTACTAGCTTGGCTCATAGTTCACACAGTTGGAAGTCCTTATGTCACCACACAGACCAAACATTTACAAGCCATTCTTGCACAAAACGGATTACTTGGTGACACAAGTTATGAATATAAAGGTGTAATGCGACATGGATTGTGTAGTTGTCCTTTATGTCTCCGCTTGCTAAGTTACGAAGAATTACATAAAATGGTATCTTTTAATGAGGATAGTGTTTCCGATAATGCAGCAGATCAAGTAGAAGGAGCAACACGCTCAACTATTGTTAATCTTTTTCATCTTGAACCCTTAGTATATGACCGCATCGATCATGTTCCAGCAAATGTAGCTTGGGGACATCATAGTTGCAATAGTCGCTTAGGTCAAAGACGATGCCGATCGCTTAGAGAATTGATGGATTTAGAATTAAAAGTTGGTATTATTACACCAGAAGGCATCGAAAGTTTTGGCTGGATCAGTGATGACTATGAAATGATTCGTTCCCCACTGGGTTCAGTATGGATAAGGATCAGTACAGATGGAGATTTAGATGAACTACCCAAATCAGAAGATATTTTAAT
- a CDS encoding type I restriction-modification system subunit M, translating to MVVRKKSTIKQNGKGANLGFEEKLWAAADKLRGQMDSAEYKHIVLGLIFLKSISDQFEERYDQLEIWGLDSSSQFSLPDGNDKFTEEQDCGLTDNRFEIPESVRWSNLKSQANLLNIGNLIDEAMMVIEKENSSLSSILPKAYSSLDPRRLSELIAIINTIDLGEKNSSSKDILGRVYEYFLGRFANWEGKGGEFYTPQSVVKLLVEMTQPYQGKIYDPCCGSGGIFVQSEKFVLAAGGKANDILIYGQESNQTTWRLCKMNLAIRGIEANIGECNADTLNSDLHPDLKADFILANPPFNMSDWEGYRLHQDQRWHYGIPPASNANFAWIQHIIYHLSDRGIAGFVLSNGSLNHGQVEGEIRSKIIEDDLIDCIVALPSQLFYTTQIAASLWFIAKNKRDDKWRDRAGESLFIYAANFGQMADRTHRTIADDEIAKIANTYNLWRSRDRINEYKDIPGFCKSATLEEIRYHKMSLVPGRYVGFDENLTKQWDITELRAEFTDVENRIAEIDRASNSALNVLKELLYG from the coding sequence TTGGTAGTTCGCAAAAAAAGCACCATTAAGCAAAATGGCAAAGGTGCTAATTTAGGGTTTGAAGAAAAGCTTTGGGCTGCTGCTGACAAGTTGCGCGGTCAAATGGATTCCGCTGAATATAAACATATAGTTTTAGGCTTAATTTTTCTCAAATCCATTTCCGATCAGTTTGAAGAACGTTACGACCAGTTAGAAATTTGGGGCTTAGACTCATCAAGTCAGTTTTCACTCCCAGATGGTAACGATAAATTTACTGAAGAACAAGATTGTGGCTTGACTGATAACCGCTTTGAAATTCCTGAATCAGTCCGCTGGTCAAATTTAAAATCTCAAGCAAATCTCCTCAATATTGGGAATCTCATAGATGAAGCAATGATGGTGATTGAGAAAGAAAATTCATCTCTGAGTAGTATATTACCGAAAGCTTACTCATCTTTAGATCCTCGCCGATTATCAGAATTAATAGCTATTATTAACACAATTGATCTAGGTGAAAAAAATAGTAGTTCAAAAGATATTTTGGGCAGAGTTTACGAATATTTTTTAGGACGATTTGCTAACTGGGAAGGTAAGGGAGGTGAGTTTTATACTCCGCAGTCAGTCGTCAAGCTATTAGTCGAAATGACGCAACCATATCAGGGTAAAATTTACGATCCTTGTTGTGGTTCTGGGGGGATTTTTGTCCAGTCAGAAAAGTTTGTACTGGCGGCTGGAGGCAAGGCTAATGATATCTTAATTTATGGGCAAGAATCTAACCAAACCACTTGGCGATTATGCAAGATGAATTTGGCAATCCGGGGGATTGAGGCTAATATTGGTGAGTGTAATGCTGACACTCTAAATAGCGATCTGCATCCAGATTTAAAAGCAGATTTTATTCTAGCTAATCCACCATTTAATATGAGTGACTGGGAGGGATATCGACTTCATCAAGACCAGCGGTGGCATTACGGGATTCCACCGGCTAGTAATGCTAACTTTGCTTGGATACAACATATTATTTACCATTTATCAGATCGAGGGATTGCTGGTTTTGTGTTATCAAATGGTTCGCTGAATCATGGTCAAGTAGAGGGAGAAATTCGCAGTAAAATAATTGAGGATGACTTGATAGATTGTATTGTAGCATTACCAAGCCAGCTTTTTTACACAACACAAATAGCAGCTTCTTTGTGGTTTATTGCTAAAAATAAAAGAGATGATAAATGGCGCGATCGCGCAGGGGAATCCCTCTTTATTTATGCGGCAAATTTTGGTCAGATGGCAGATCGAACTCACCGCACGATCGCAGATGATGAGATTGCTAAGATTGCTAACACTTATAATTTATGGCGCAGCCGCGATCGAATAAATGAATATAAAGATATTCCTGGCTTTTGTAAATCTGCTACCCTTGAAGAGATAAGATATCATAAAATGTCTTTAGTTCCAGGCAGATATGTTGGCTTTGATGAAAATCTGACAAAACAGTGGGATATAACAGAACTACGTGCAGAATTTACCGATGTAGAAAATAGGATAGCGGAAATTGATCGAGCCTCAAATTCAGCACTAAATGTTTTAAAGGAGTTACTATATGGCTGA